The window AGTAATGATTTaatataatacatttttttcgaGGAATGACATAGTGACGTGAATGAGATGGCGCTCCCTTGATGAATTATATACACCGTCCCTCCACGGTTGAGATCATTGAAGTCCATGGCCATtactcatcaccacacacacacacacacacacacacacacacacacatactattttaatctttcaTATACTGTATTTACTGaaggttttgttttctttattagtaATTTTCTTTGAGCACAACCGATTTCTCTACAGCAGCACTTTTCAAACTCcactaatgactctctctctctctctctctctctctctctctcgtacgcaAACAAAACTGAACCATGCATCCATATTTCTTAGTAATCCTGCATATTATGTACTGTTTCAGGACAGCGAAGTGTAGAGACTGTTGACTTGGCAGGCTCTCGCTATTTCATCTCCCAGACCTCGCCTTACGTGCCCAGCCTCAACTGGTTCCTCGCCTACCAGTACTGTCGCACCATTGGCATGGAGCTTCTCAGCATAGGCACTGCTGAGGAGGCTGAGCTCATAAACTCCTATCTTGCTGCCAACCgtgagtcgagagagagagagagagagagagagagagagagagagagagagagagagagagagagagagagagagagaaactgtgtcTCAAGTGAATGTATGATACACTTTTCAGGTTTGAGTGACCGGGACTACTGGACGAGTGGTAACCAGCTGGGCTCTCACCTCTGGATGTGGATGGCCACTGGGCAGCGCTTCAACACCACCTTCAACTTCTGGGTGCATGACGAGTCTTTCACGTAAGTGTGCTTctacttttcacacacacacacacacacacacacacacacacagatatgacaggagtggacaaggagacaggacacagagagcttagctcaggtcctgtaatacacaaataggtaaacacacacacacacacacacacacacacacacacacacacacacacacacacacacacacacactggttcaaACAATGAATATACACAAATTTAAAGGTACGCTGGATGCTTGTGGATATGGAAACAAGACAGCACAAGCATAAGTCTTTTGCTGTGAAATACAActaataaaatacacacacgcacatcacTTTCATTATGAAACTGCACATCTTGTTCtccactgtcatcatcattattttccacGTCTAATAAGGTAATCTCCTGTATGGTGATGAAGTCTAACTTTCCTTGATAATACAGTACAACaacattactactattttttttttttttttattccttgtaACTTGTGCAATTCATGTTCAACAAACTTAATATACTTATACATATGTATAAAGCATTTGTGAAATGAGTCTGGGCACCAGTATACCACTATTATCttacaaaacaaacatatagAATTCATGTatatcattgattttttttttttagagttttTGCTAATTAAATAACTTCTGATACTAATGAAAATTCCTAAGTTAACTTTGCTCCTTCCCACAGCAAGTCAACAGCTGCGTGTATGAGTGTAAATAATGGGGCTTGGGTGCCAGAGGACTGTATGCAGGAGAAATTCTTTATCTGTGAACTGACACGGTGCTTCTTCGTCAATTTTGTGAGCGCCAACCGGGGCTCATCTCAGGGGTAAGACAGGTAAAGTTTATAGGCTCAGTGCTTTTGTACATCAACTAAGCTCAGCTGCTTCATAGTTATTAGCAGTGTTAGATGGCCATCTAAAGGTGAAattactctccttccttttactaaTACATGTCTTAAGTATTTAAGTGTGCATGAATGAGTTTTCCAGCTCCCATAAAGAATATTCAATTTCAATGAGAATACTATCTCAAAGTTAAACATCTCATGgtaatcttccttttcatctattcCTTCAATATCTGTGGTCTAAGACTAATACAATGGTGGATCATTATATGACATCCTTCTCAATTAACCTATGAAAGCAACATACTATATCTCTCTACAACTTTCcacaaaagaatgaataaatgtctTAACATTTTCCTATGAATTTcacatctcttatttttctcaattttctgtgATTATGCCAATCTgtcaatctctttctcttgtcaaATTAAAGACAATGATCCAGCCATAGAAACACTGTGGTGAGAATATTTGCTTCTTCGTTCAATTTCTTTAGCATGAGAAAACTAATTTTAagtaacttttttatttttgttataatacactgaaaatgtacttTTCtatgtgtattctctctctcaaataatgataacaaaaatatattttcCCACAGCAGTTTGCCTGTTACACCCAGGATAACTCATCAAGGAATCAAACCATCTCATCGCTCAGGCTCCCAGCAACAACAGAGTCAAGCTGCACAGAAAACTGAACAGCCTAAGACAACAGACTCACCAACACAACCAGGAGCTCATCAGCCAACAACTCCATCTCAGCAACATGTTATAACAACAAGCAGCACTACAACAGTGATCCCCACAACATATGAGGATGACACTCGTCCTACAACACAAATGCCACTAAAAACAATGCCTACAATCCTCCCAGATGATCAGCTGGAAGAGGTGACCATCATTCCACAGTCAAGACCTGATGAAGTCAAGTCTATCGTGCAACTGAACTCAGAACCTGCAGCCCATAACAATGAGATACTTGAGTCTGGACCCATTTCTCCATTACAACTCCTCATTCCTCCAACTAGAGAGTTTttgtcttcatctccttcctcatcctcttccatccCATTGCAAGCTGAGGCATCCACAAACTTTACAATCCGAAGACCCCTCAGCAGAAAGGAAACATTTAGTTGGGCTCTTCTGGATGAACGATCAAAAtaattctttctcatctctgAGAATCTCTTGATGCCATTCTTTAGTACCACATGTTGTTTCAGTTTCTGTATGTTTATGATGCTTCAtttcatgataatagcattttGCACCATTCATAGTAACATGCTGTCAATAACGTGATGTATATGAGGTCATAGTGTCATAATGACCTCACTATATATTATGTGAGTGGCAAAAATTCTGGTGATCTTCATGATGTAAaattaagaatgaataaaaaaagtaccATATAGTAAAATAGTATTGTACTTACTTTCCATGTATGACTCCTTCTGGATTAAGCATGGGAACTATCTTGAAGATGAACTTGTCGAGCAGCTGGTTCGAGATGGAAGACTCCCGCAACAG of the Portunus trituberculatus isolate SZX2019 chromosome 42, ASM1759143v1, whole genome shotgun sequence genome contains:
- the LOC123517493 gene encoding uncharacterized protein LOC123517493 isoform X2, giving the protein MRWLVPGAVLVLVSLSAGQRSVETVDLAGSRYFISQTSPYVPSLNWFLAYQYCRTIGMELLSIGTAEEAELINSYLAANRLSDRDYWTSGNQLGSHLWMWMATGQRFNTTFNFWVHDESFTKSTAACMSVNNGAWVPEDCMQEKFFICELTRCFFVNFVSANRGSSQGLPVTPRITHQGIKPSHRSGSQQQQSQAAQKTEQPKTTDSPTQPGAHQPTTPSQQHVITTSSTTTVIPTTYEDDTRPTTQMPLKTMPTILPDDQLEEVTIIPQSRPDEVKSIVQLNSEPAAHNNEILESGPISPLQLLIPPTREFLSSSPSSSSSIPLQAEASTNFTIRRPLSRKETFSWALLDERSK
- the LOC123517493 gene encoding uncharacterized protein LOC123517493 isoform X3, whose protein sequence is MRWLVPGAVLVLVSLSAGQRSVETVDLAGSRYFISQTSPYVPSLNWFLAYQYCRTIGMELLSIGTAEEAELINSYLAANRLSDRDYWTSGNQLGSHLWMWMATGQRFNTTFNFWVHDESFTKSTAACMSVNNGAWVPEDCMQEKFFICELTRCFFVNFVSANRGSSQG
- the LOC123517493 gene encoding uncharacterized protein LOC123517493 isoform X1; this encodes MRWLVPGAVLVLVSLSAGQRSVETVDLAGSRYFISQTSPYVPSLNWFLAYQYCRTIGMELLSIGTAEEAELINSYLAANRLSDRDYWTSGNQLGSHLWMWMATGQRFNTTFNFWVHDESFTKSTAACMSVNNGAWVPEDCMQEKFFICELTRCFFVNFVSANRGSSQGSLPVTPRITHQGIKPSHRSGSQQQQSQAAQKTEQPKTTDSPTQPGAHQPTTPSQQHVITTSSTTTVIPTTYEDDTRPTTQMPLKTMPTILPDDQLEEVTIIPQSRPDEVKSIVQLNSEPAAHNNEILESGPISPLQLLIPPTREFLSSSPSSSSSIPLQAEASTNFTIRRPLSRKETFSWALLDERSK